The following proteins are encoded in a genomic region of Brachypodium distachyon strain Bd21 chromosome 1, Brachypodium_distachyon_v3.0, whole genome shotgun sequence:
- the LOC100834038 gene encoding FAD synthetase, chloroplastic isoform X2, giving the protein MERGGAALACAFRSPSPYHSPPSQWPPPLLRGRHPPASASAGVPRLLPPRGWLFSQIRLLDTSKGLSRCSLKTFSSFGHPRVSLNNEDIEKDKILIDCGEDQDCVLDGIVALGKFDALHIGHRELATHASRSGNPFLLSFVGMAEVLGWEYRPPIVARSDRERVLSSWAPYCRNVVPLEYQVEFSKVRYLTPRQFVERLSTDLRIKGVVAGENYRFGYKASGDAAELVKLCEEFGLSAFIVRSVMDTAKRSYNGATPPVNSTDKGQVSSSRVRHALSVGDMEYVSKLLGRKHRLVLTVNECCLQEREKIVFPKSCMLNMPPADGFYENCGLVNGGYLGLCRVTINSETIDIELEDKNSLTSNLFREDQQLGIEFG; this is encoded by the exons ATGGAAAGGGGCGGCGCCGCGCTCGCCTGCGCCTTCCGCTCCCCATCCCCGTACCACTCCCCGCCGTCCCAAtggccgcctcctctcctccgcggCCGCCACCCGCCCGCTTCggcctccgccggggttcctcgcctcctcccgccACGCGGCTGGCTCTTCAG CCAAATTAGGCTTCTAGACACAAGCAAGGGGCTTAGTAGGTGCTCGTTGAAGACCTTCAGCTCATTTGGACATCCAAGGGTTAGTCTGAACAATGAAGATATAGAGAAAGATAAGATCCTAATTGATTGTGGAGAAGACCAAGATTGTGTGCTAG ATGGGATTGTTGCCTTGGGAAAATTTGACGCCCTTCACATCGGTCATCGGGAACTAGCAACACATGCTTCCAGATCAGGCAAtcctttccttctttcttttgtgGGAATGGCTGAAGTTCTTGGCTGGGAGTATAG ACCTCCAATAGTTGCTCGCAGTGATAGGGAACGAGTCCTTTCCTCATGGGCTCCATACTGTAGAAATGTGGTGCCTCTTGAATATCAGGTTGAGTTTTCAAAGGTTAGGTACCTAACTCCACGCCAATTTGTCGAGAGGTTATCAACAGATCTTAGAATAAAAGGTGTCGTAGCAG GTGAAAACTACAGATTTGGCTACAAAGCATCTGGTGATGCGGCTGAGTTAGTAAAACTATGCGAAGAATTTGGTTTAAGTGCTTTCATTGTGCGGTCTGTCATGGACACCGCAAAAAGATCTTACAATGGAGCTACACCTCCTGTAAATTCAACCGACAAAGGGCAGGTGTCTTCCAGTCGTGTTCGCCATGCTTTGTCTGTGGGTGACATGGAATACGTCTCCAAATTACTAGGGAGGAAACACCGCCTTGTGCTAACAGTGAATGAATGCTGCCTTCAGGAAAGGGAAAAGATTGTATTCCCTAAATCCTGCATGTTAAACATGCCACCAGCTGATGGTTTCTATGAAAATTGTGGCCTCGTTAATGGAGGGTACCTTGGACTATGCAGAGTGACCATTAACTCAGAAACCATTGACATTGAATTGGAAGATAAGAACAGTTTGACGTCAAATCTTTTTCGAGAAGATCAACAATTAGGCATCGAATTTGGGTAA
- the LOC100834038 gene encoding FAD synthetase, chloroplastic isoform X1, producing MERGGAALACAFRSPSPYHSPPSQWPPPLLRGRHPPASASAGVPRLLPPRGWLFSYCSQIRLLDTSKGLSRCSLKTFSSFGHPRVSLNNEDIEKDKILIDCGEDQDCVLDGIVALGKFDALHIGHRELATHASRSGNPFLLSFVGMAEVLGWEYRPPIVARSDRERVLSSWAPYCRNVVPLEYQVEFSKVRYLTPRQFVERLSTDLRIKGVVAGENYRFGYKASGDAAELVKLCEEFGLSAFIVRSVMDTAKRSYNGATPPVNSTDKGQVSSSRVRHALSVGDMEYVSKLLGRKHRLVLTVNECCLQEREKIVFPKSCMLNMPPADGFYENCGLVNGGYLGLCRVTINSETIDIELEDKNSLTSNLFREDQQLGIEFG from the exons ATGGAAAGGGGCGGCGCCGCGCTCGCCTGCGCCTTCCGCTCCCCATCCCCGTACCACTCCCCGCCGTCCCAAtggccgcctcctctcctccgcggCCGCCACCCGCCCGCTTCggcctccgccggggttcctcgcctcctcccgccACGCGGCTGGCTCTTCAG CTACTGCAGCCAAATTAGGCTTCTAGACACAAGCAAGGGGCTTAGTAGGTGCTCGTTGAAGACCTTCAGCTCATTTGGACATCCAAGGGTTAGTCTGAACAATGAAGATATAGAGAAAGATAAGATCCTAATTGATTGTGGAGAAGACCAAGATTGTGTGCTAG ATGGGATTGTTGCCTTGGGAAAATTTGACGCCCTTCACATCGGTCATCGGGAACTAGCAACACATGCTTCCAGATCAGGCAAtcctttccttctttcttttgtgGGAATGGCTGAAGTTCTTGGCTGGGAGTATAG ACCTCCAATAGTTGCTCGCAGTGATAGGGAACGAGTCCTTTCCTCATGGGCTCCATACTGTAGAAATGTGGTGCCTCTTGAATATCAGGTTGAGTTTTCAAAGGTTAGGTACCTAACTCCACGCCAATTTGTCGAGAGGTTATCAACAGATCTTAGAATAAAAGGTGTCGTAGCAG GTGAAAACTACAGATTTGGCTACAAAGCATCTGGTGATGCGGCTGAGTTAGTAAAACTATGCGAAGAATTTGGTTTAAGTGCTTTCATTGTGCGGTCTGTCATGGACACCGCAAAAAGATCTTACAATGGAGCTACACCTCCTGTAAATTCAACCGACAAAGGGCAGGTGTCTTCCAGTCGTGTTCGCCATGCTTTGTCTGTGGGTGACATGGAATACGTCTCCAAATTACTAGGGAGGAAACACCGCCTTGTGCTAACAGTGAATGAATGCTGCCTTCAGGAAAGGGAAAAGATTGTATTCCCTAAATCCTGCATGTTAAACATGCCACCAGCTGATGGTTTCTATGAAAATTGTGGCCTCGTTAATGGAGGGTACCTTGGACTATGCAGAGTGACCATTAACTCAGAAACCATTGACATTGAATTGGAAGATAAGAACAGTTTGACGTCAAATCTTTTTCGAGAAGATCAACAATTAGGCATCGAATTTGGGTAA
- the LOC100829040 gene encoding vacuolar protein sorting-associated protein 35B, translating into MLPDGGADDEERWLAEGIAGVQQNAFYMHRAVDSNNLKDALKYSAQMLSELRTSRLTPHKYYELYMRAFDEMRKLEMFFREETRRGSCSVVDLYELVQHAGNVLPRLYLLCTVGSVYIKSKEAPAKDVLKDLVEMCRGIQHPLRGLFLRSYLSQISRDKLPDIGSEYEGDAESINDAVEFVLQNFIEMNKLWVRMQHQGPVREKDKRGKERNELRDLVGKNLHVLSQIEGVDLDMYKENVLPRISEQVVNCKDDLAQFYLMDCIIQVFPDEYHLQTLETLLSAFPQLQPNVDIKTVLSQLMDRLSNYAATSPEVLPEFLQVEAFAKFSSAIGKVIEAQVDMPVVGAVTLYVSLLTFTLRVHPDRLDYVDQVLGACVKKLSGNAKLEDSRATKQIVALLSAPLEKYSNIVTALELSNYPRVMDYLDNATTKVMALVIIQSIMKNTTCISTSDKIEALFDLIKGLIKDMDGAQDDELDEEDFKEEQNSVARLIHMLHNDDHEEMLKILCTVQKHILQGGPKRLPFTVPSLVFSALKLVRRLQGQDGDVTGEEVPATPKKIFQILHQTIEALSCVPCPELSLRLYLQCAEAANDCDLEPVAYEFFTQAFILYEEEIADSKAQITALHLIIGTLQRMNIFGVENRDTLTHKTTGYSAKLLKKPDQCRAVYACSHLFWTDDQDGIMDGERVLLCLKRALRIANAAQQMANVSKGSSGSVTLFIEILNKYLYFFEKGIPQITNTVIQDLIELIRTEKQNDSNASDPSAEAFFASTLRYIEFQKQKGGTIGEKYEQIKAT; encoded by the exons ATGCtgccggacggcggcgcggacgatGAGGAGCGGTGGCTCGCCGAGGGCATCGCCGGCGTCCAGCAGAACGCCTTCTACATGCACCGCGCCGTC GACTCGAACAACCTCAAGGACGCGCTCAAGTACTCGGCGCAGATGCTCTCGGAGCTGCGAACCTCGCGCCTCACCCCGCATAAGTACTACGAGCTAT ATATGAGGGCGTTTGATGAGATGCGGAAGCTGGAGATGTTTTTCAGGGAGGAGACCCGGCGCGGCAGCTGCTCCGTTGTTGATCTCTACGAGCTTGTGCAGCATGCTGGCAACGTACTACCGAGACT CTATCTCCTATGCACAGTAGGATCTGTGTATATTAAATCAAAAGAGGCTCCCGCTAAAGATGTGCTGAAAGACCTTGTTGAAATGTGTCGAGGCATTCAACATCCTCTTCGTGGACTTTTCCTGAGAAGCTACCTCTCTCAGATAAGCCGAGACAAACTGCCTGATATTGGTTCCGAGTATGAAGG GGATGCTGAGAGCATTAATGATGCAGTTGAATTTGTTCTTCAAAACTTCATAGAAATGAACAAACTATGGGTCCGGATGCAGCATCAG GGGCCTGTTCGAGAGAAGGACAAGCggggaaaggaaagaaatgaaCTGCGTGATCTG GTAGGCAAAAACCTTCACGTTCTAAGCCAAATTGAGGGTGTTGACCTTGATATGTACAAAGAAAATGTTCTCCCAAGGATATCGGAACAG GTGGTTAACTGTAAGGACGATCTTGCTCAATTCTACCTGATGGACTGCATAATCCAAGTTTTTCCAGACGAATACCATTTACAGACACTGGAAACATTGTTGAGCGCGTTTCCCCAGCTACAG CCAAATGTTGACATCAAAACGGTGCTATCTCAACTCATGGATAGATTGTCAAACTATGCTGCCACAAGTCCTGAA GTACTGCCAGAGTTTTTGCAAGTTGAAGCTTTTGCAAAGTTCAGCAGTGCTATTGGCAAG GTGATAGAAGCTCAAGTTGACATGCCTGTTGTTGGAGCAGTAACTTTATATGTATCACTCCTCACATTTACTCTCCGTGTGCATCCAGATCGACTTGATTATGTTGACCAAGTGTTG GGTGCCTGTGTCAAAAAACTTTCTGGCAACGCAAAACTTGAAGATAGCAGAGCAACAAAGCAAATTGTCGCACTTCTTAGTGCCCCCTTGGAGAAATATAGTAATATTGTTACTGCATTGGAGCTTTCAAATTATCCTAGGGTTATGGATTATCTAGACAATGCTACAACAAAAGTGATGGCTCTGGTAATAATTCAAAGTATAATGAAGAACACAACTTGCATATCTACTTCCGACAAG ATTGAGGCTCTTTTTGATTTAATTAAGGGACTTATAAAAGACATGGATGGGGCTCAAGATGATGAG CTTGATGAGGAGGATTTTAAGGAGGAACAGAATTCTGTAGCACGCCTTATTCACATGCTGCACAATGATGACCATGAAGAGATGCTGAAG ATCTTATGTACGGTCCAGAAGCATATACTTCAGGGAGGTCCCAAGCGGCTACCCTTTACTGTGCCGTCCTTAGTATTCTCTGCTCTCAAG TTGGTCAGACGATTACAAGGTCAAGATGGAGATGTTACCGGGGAGGAAGTTCCAGCAACTCCTAAGAAAATATTTCAGATCTTGCATCAg ACTATTGAAGCACTCTCATGTGTTCCTTGTCCAGAACTGTCTCTCAGACTATATCTACAATGCGCAGAG GCTGCCAATGATTGTGATTTGGAACCAGTTGCATACGAGTTTTTTACTCAAGCATTCATCTTATACGAAGAAGAAATCGCG GATTCTAAGGCTCAAATTACTGCGCTTCACCTAATTATTGGAACCCTTCAGCGGATGAATATATTTGGTGTGGAAAATAGAGACACCCTCACTCACAAGACAACAGGG TACTCAGCCAAACTCCTGAAGAAGCCTGACCAATGCCGAGCAGTGTATGCATGTTCACATCTTTTCTGGACCGACGACCAAGATGGAATAATGGATGGTGAAAG GGTCCTCCTCTGTTTAAAGCGTGCCCTGAGAATTGCGAATGCTGCTCAACAGATGGCCAACGTATCAAAGGGAAGCAGCGGATCTGTCACTCTATTTATCGAAATTTTGAACAA gTATCTGTACTTCTTTGAGAAAGGAATTCCACAAATCACAAACACTGTAATCCAAGACTTGATTGAATTGATTAGGACAGAGAAGCAAAATGACAGCAATGCATCTGATCCATCCGCAGAGGCCTTCTTTGCAAGCACTCTACGGTACATCGAATTCCAGAAGCAGAAAGGTGGAACCATAGGAGAAAAATATGAACAAATAAAAGCTACTTGA
- the LOC100838325 gene encoding uncharacterized protein LOC100838325 — protein sequence MGALAASTSSGNWLVEDDILLKNAVENGASLEALAKGAVCFSHKFTLQELQDRWSSLLYNPEISAQASARMVEHETELSISNPAKTHKLFNSKARDFSFKKRKTESVKNLYYISRKKPHNEPCDTNGLGFLIAPCPCIAAGRDCVCGGLPSRDQVHNIETGIGTSCYGQADGSYNGAQHMHPEINGHSFHTQHAESMIEDADTTNNAPYGYSDVVQIYDQHAYMQPEIGEGDHVSLRGITDFQDSMQFQQLASSNQCGNEVAEPKTLVITDQGRLENVHFPGNSNGVAEHGALHLIRQSEGSQTPCGAIWNGVEETETLTLADDKKIKTVSRDPLTLQANLDSGISMPCLDHAAMPDGDFMDFPFFSNSDEFDLLNGENFLNSPHETNQEDLDDPDTKVVLGASSVVQNPLHPDEAIISCDQVDTGHLQHNLGDVSGMILVPTSAEVSYPGSQYVECILNTEDPDIPCNDDIVTHGEFSPRRPTASPGQNSEHKVFPSPPATSPPSKAEHSNASDLAQLMREDMSNAKPSLQPMRLSPSTLEQKEGSVALNKGLGAKPSVGPSTSSVVMQGNIDTNDASTCMLALPAIHPSGFVEGPSCSLGQHDFDNSQSLKLYNPVQVSDHMNYHSHGNQPELRDVAAVQNCMPSHAPSDLGLQDPMAVVPTTAQAEECSDIENDVPNYYDIEALILEQDLIPWDQDSDLKHPEVSRFQHPESRRSLIRLEQGARSCLNRAIMSRGAFAVIYGLHLKYYIKDPEVTIGRETEDVKVDIDLGKEGKANKISRRQAVIKMDEAGSFHIKNIGKGSIFVNSKEVPCCKGINLSSDSLIEIKDMRLIFHANQDAVRQYVSRIPRL from the exons atggggGCCTTGGCGGCGTCCACGTCGTCGGGGAACTGGCTCGTGGAGGACGACATCCTCCTCAAGAACGCCGTCGAG AATGGTGCCTCGCTGGAGGCCTTGGCGAAAGGAGCCGTATGTTTTTCCCATAAATTCACTCTTCAAGAACTACAAGATCGTTGGTCTTCATTGCTATATAACCCAGAGATCTCAGCACAGGCTTCTGCTAGGATGGTTGAGCATGAGACTGAACTTTCTATTTCCAACCCCGCCAAGACACATAAGCTTTTCAACTCAAAAGCAAGAGATTTTTCATTTAAGAAGCGGAAAACAGAGAGTGTTAAGAATTTATATTATATATCAAGAAAGAAGCCACACAATGAACCCTGTGACACCAATGGCCTTGGTTTTCTTATTGCCCCTTGTCCATGCATAGCGGCTGGTAGGGACTGTGTCTGTGGAGGCCTACCTTCACGTGATCAAGTTCATAATATTGAGACAGGGATAGGTACAAGCTGTTATGGGCAAGCTGATGGAAGCTACAACGGTGCACAACATATGCATCCTGAAATAAATGGACATTCATTTCATACACAGCATGCTGAGAGTATGATAGAAGACGCGGATACCACCAATAATGCACCATATGGCTATTCAGATGTAGTTCAAATATATGACCAACATGCCTACATGCAACCTGAGATAGGTGAAGGGGACCATGTCTCTCTTAGAGGTATCACAGATTTTCAGGATTCTATGCAGTTCCAGCAATTGGCATCTAGCAATCAATGTGGCAATGAAGTGGCGGAACCAAAAACATTGGTGATCACTGATCAAGGTAGACTTGAAAATGTCCATTTCCCAGGGAACAGCAATGGGGTGGCAGAACATGGTGCACTCCACTTGATTCGTCAATCTGAGGGTTCTCAAACACCTTGTGGTGCAATCTGGAATGGGGTTGAGGAAACAGAGACACTCACTCTTGCTGATGATAAGAAAATAAAGACAGTCAGCAGAGACCCTCTCACACTGCAAGCAAATTTAGATAGCGGAATTTCCATGCCTTGTTTAGATCATGCAGCAATGCCAGATGGTGATTTCATggattttccatttttcagCAACAGTGATGAGTTTGACCTCCTGAATGGTGAAAATTTTCTGAATTCTCCACATGAGACAAATCAGGAAGATTTAGATGATCCTGATACCAAAGTTGTACTGGGTGCAAGCTCCGTCGTGCAAAATCCGTTGCACCCTGACGAGGCCATCATTAGCTGTGATCAGGTAGATACTGGCCATTTACAGCATAATCTAGGAGATGTTTCTGGAATGATCTTGGTCCCTACTTCAGCAGAAGTGTCTTATCCCGGCAGTCAGTATGTTGAGTGCATATTAAACACGGAAGATCCTGATATCCCTTGCAACGACGATATTGTTACACATGGAGAATTTTCTCCTCGACGCCCTACTGCTTCTCCTGGACAGAACTCTGAGCACAAGGTTTTTCCATCCCCACCTGCAACTAGCCCTCCATCAAAGGCTGAACATTCCAATGCGAGTGATTTGGCCCAACTAATGAGGGAAGATATGTCAAATGCCAAACCTTCTTTGCAACCAATGAGGCTTAGCCCATCCACTTTAGAACAGAAAGAAGGTTCAGTGGCACTTAATAAAGGTTTAGGAGCTAAGCCGTCTGTAGGTCCTTCGACCTCTAGTGTAGTTATGCAAGGTAACATAGACACCAATGATGCAAGCACATGCATGCTAGCTTTACCTGCTATTCACCCCTCTGGATTTGTCGAAGGTCCATCTTGTAGTTTGGGACAGCACGATTTTGATAACTCCCAAAGTTTGAAGTTGTACAATCCAGTTCAAGTTTCTGATCACATGAACTACCACTCACACGGTAATCAACCAGAATTAAGAGATGTCGCTGCTGTACAAAACTGTATGCCATCACATGCACCGTCAGATTTGGGTCTTCAAGACCCCATGGCAGTTGTGCCAACAACAGCTCAAGCAGAAGAATGTTCTGACATTGAAAATGATGTTCCGAACTACTATGATATAGAAGCTTTG ATACTTGAACAGGATCTAATCCCTTGGGATCAGGACTCTGATTTGAAACATCCTGAAG TTTCCAGATTTCAACATCCGGAAAGTAGGAGATCATTGATAAGATTGGAGCAGGGTGCTCGGTCTTGTTTGAACCGAGCTATCATGTCTCGTGGTGCCTTTGCAGTTATATATGGGCTGCACTTGAAATACTACATAAAGGATCCCGAG GTTACTATTGGAAGAGAGACAGAAGATGTAAAAGTTGACATTGATTTGGGAAAAGAAGGGaaggcaaataaaatatctcGCCGGCAG GCGGTTATCAAGATGGATGAAGCTGGGTCTTTCCATATCAAGAACATTGGAAAAGGCTCAATCTTTGTTAACAGCAAGGAAGTACCATGCTGCAAAGGCATCAACTTAAGTTCTGATTCATTAATTGAG